The following proteins come from a genomic window of Achromobacter deleyi:
- a CDS encoding substrate-binding domain-containing protein produces the protein MFNRNSLVAALSAVGMLSLSGAALAQQVVVSGGATLPQPLYQDEINSFPASTFKAYVGKGSGAGKTAFLTNSAVGFDSTGVVHWIGSDSILTQVQINDYLTTGLGKLGTPTGHGPLIQIPSVGTPVTISYKGPSADITLTKAQLCGVLSGKFTKWSDVGVSSGSAPDAFKVIYRSESSGTSELLTRHLQAVCGADSNVAFQGKSTFAQEFPSNTPPANFIAATGSGGVATAINAQDSAITYLSPDPAFTVALKQAALVNRNDEAAGGFAPDSENVSTALGSTAALPPANGVIERNPSGTNWSNTNNQANPFNWVRSSVDPSTGYPIVGYTNFVISQCYTDSAVANAIKSFLTSHYSAANSVVGGATPGKIDQHKLVPLTTTNRARVLAAFVNGTTANLNINNATICGSYAGRG, from the coding sequence GGCATGCTGTCCCTGTCGGGCGCTGCCCTGGCGCAACAGGTCGTGGTGTCCGGCGGCGCGACGCTGCCCCAGCCGCTGTACCAGGACGAAATCAACAGCTTCCCGGCGTCGACCTTCAAGGCCTACGTCGGCAAGGGCAGCGGCGCGGGCAAGACCGCGTTCCTGACCAACAGCGCCGTCGGCTTCGACAGCACCGGCGTGGTCCACTGGATCGGCAGCGATTCGATCCTGACCCAAGTGCAGATCAACGACTACCTGACGACCGGCCTGGGCAAGCTGGGCACGCCGACCGGCCACGGTCCGCTGATCCAGATCCCGTCGGTGGGCACGCCGGTCACGATCTCGTACAAGGGCCCCTCGGCCGACATCACCCTGACCAAGGCGCAGCTGTGCGGCGTGCTGTCGGGCAAGTTCACCAAGTGGAGCGATGTCGGCGTGTCGTCGGGTTCGGCCCCGGACGCCTTCAAGGTGATCTACCGCTCGGAAAGCAGCGGCACCAGCGAACTGCTGACCCGCCACCTGCAAGCCGTGTGCGGCGCCGACTCGAACGTCGCGTTCCAGGGCAAGAGCACGTTCGCCCAGGAATTCCCGAGCAACACGCCGCCGGCCAACTTCATCGCCGCCACCGGCAGCGGCGGCGTGGCCACGGCCATCAACGCCCAGGATTCGGCGATCACCTACCTGAGCCCGGACCCCGCCTTCACGGTCGCGCTCAAGCAGGCTGCGCTGGTCAACCGCAACGACGAAGCCGCCGGCGGCTTCGCGCCGGACTCGGAAAACGTCAGCACCGCGCTGGGCAGCACCGCGGCCCTGCCGCCGGCCAACGGCGTCATCGAACGCAATCCCTCGGGCACGAACTGGTCCAATACGAACAACCAGGCCAACCCGTTCAACTGGGTGCGTTCGTCGGTCGATCCGTCCACCGGCTACCCGATCGTCGGCTACACCAACTTCGTCATCAGCCAGTGCTACACGGACTCGGCCGTGGCCAACGCCATCAAGAGCTTCCTGACCTCGCACTACTCGGCGGCGAACTCGGTGGTCGGTGGCGCCACCCCCGGCAAGATCGACCAGCACAAGCTGGTTCCGTTGACCACCACCAACCGCGCTCGCGTGCTGGCCGCGTTCGTCAACGGCACGACCGCCAACCTGAACATCAACAACGCCACCATCTGCGGCAGCTACGCCGGCCGTGGTTGA
- a CDS encoding PstS family phosphate ABC transporter substrate-binding protein has protein sequence MMRACLRLFLMLAFVLPCGTALAQNLVSGGATLPAPLYQDAMADLPGGGLQPYAGAGSAAGLRAFLLNDPGAFNRTGAVHWAGSELPLTQAQIAAYLVDGWGRQGSPASHGPLIQLPAAYVPITIAYKGPTQPVTLTRDQLCAIFGGAIDRWSQLGVTVPASLDAFKLVYRADGSGTSQLLTRHLREACRVNAPKAFSGKEVFPDEFAPGDLPAHFVAVQGDSGAAVAMAGHVSAITYIGPDATYSGGLKQAWLVNGNDGVAYSPTPANVVAAMESDGAPVWPGGQVIERNPASPFWASANNAANPSNWVRIQPDPRTGYPIVGSTNIVLSQCYSDPAAAAAMRLFLTRLYNDTARVANHQLVPLPAMLRARLLATFVAPAGTAARLNIGNATVCGDIAGRG, from the coding sequence ATGATGCGCGCATGCCTTCGGCTTTTCCTGATGTTGGCCTTCGTCCTGCCGTGCGGCACCGCGCTGGCGCAGAACCTCGTCTCTGGCGGCGCCACCTTGCCCGCGCCGCTGTACCAGGACGCCATGGCCGACCTGCCAGGTGGCGGGCTGCAGCCCTACGCGGGCGCCGGCAGCGCGGCCGGGTTGCGCGCCTTCCTGCTGAATGACCCGGGTGCCTTCAATCGGACCGGCGCGGTTCACTGGGCAGGCAGCGAACTGCCATTGACGCAGGCGCAGATCGCCGCTTACCTGGTCGACGGGTGGGGCAGGCAGGGATCTCCGGCCAGCCATGGCCCATTGATCCAGTTACCCGCCGCCTATGTGCCGATCACGATCGCCTACAAGGGACCGACGCAGCCTGTGACCCTGACCCGCGACCAGCTCTGCGCCATCTTTGGCGGCGCGATCGATCGCTGGAGCCAGTTGGGCGTGACGGTTCCGGCGTCGCTGGACGCCTTCAAGCTGGTGTACCGGGCCGATGGCAGCGGCACTTCGCAACTGCTGACGCGGCACCTGCGGGAGGCCTGCCGCGTCAATGCGCCGAAGGCGTTCAGCGGCAAGGAGGTATTCCCGGATGAGTTCGCCCCGGGCGACCTGCCGGCCCATTTCGTCGCGGTGCAGGGCGACAGCGGGGCCGCGGTCGCCATGGCGGGCCACGTGTCGGCCATCACCTACATTGGACCGGATGCCACGTATTCCGGCGGCCTGAAACAGGCCTGGCTGGTCAATGGCAACGACGGCGTGGCCTATTCGCCGACGCCTGCCAATGTCGTGGCCGCAATGGAATCCGACGGTGCGCCGGTCTGGCCTGGCGGCCAGGTGATCGAGCGCAACCCCGCGTCCCCCTTCTGGGCGTCCGCGAACAATGCCGCCAATCCGTCCAATTGGGTGCGCATCCAGCCGGATCCGCGCACGGGCTATCCGATCGTGGGCTCGACCAATATCGTCTTGAGCCAGTGCTACAGCGATCCAGCGGCGGCAGCCGCCATGCGGCTGTTCCTGACGCGCCTCTACAACGACACCGCGCGCGTCGCCAATCATCAGCTGGTGCCATTGCCGGCCATGCTGCGGGCCAGGTTGCTGGCGACGTTCGTGGCGCCGGCGGGGACCGCCGCCAGGTTGAATATCGGCAACGCCACCGTCTGCGGCGACATCGCCGGACGGGGTTGA